In the Channa argus isolate prfri chromosome 6, Channa argus male v1.0, whole genome shotgun sequence genome, aaagatgGTGTCCTGTATAAGATCTTAAACTGTAATATCGAAACCACTGGTCTcaataaagataaagatggacATGTGGCAGCCGCTGAATAGAATGGTATTCTGTTATACTTTCAGTTTTGCTTCCCAGCTTTTATTATGAAAGCAAACTGCCAAACAGGAAGACCTGTAGATAGGTACACGTACAGGAGAAACATATGCTGATTGACTTTTGAGGTTCGGGCAACAAAACAACCACTCCATTTATAAATGAAGCCACATTTCTCGGGGAAACTGGATTTCTGCTGACCAGATGTATgctggatcagctgtgtgtgtgtctgagtgctTCTGTACATGGCCGAGTGTGTTCCTGGGGGCGGATTACACAATCATTTCCAGCTGTCGTGCATATTCGATGACCTGTTGTGCCAGCTCTGTAGAGGGGATGGTCACCTCTTCTGTCCGCTGCTGCTGACTGGTGAAAGAGTAATAGCCATCTGGGCTCAAATTCCATCccctctgaaatgaaaagaacgTTCAGCTTTGATTATTTGGCTGTTTCATTCTCAGCAGGGTCTGGGAAGGAATTTTGcttggtattaaaaaaaaatttaaatcacaaCAACCTGTCAATGAACAGCAAGTTTAAATAGTAAGTAATTCAACATTCAAGCAAAGCCTGGTTATTTATATCTTAcctaaaatattgtatttatttaaccatTGCATAAAACTCTCACAAGTCATTTTCCTATTAAAACCTTTTCACATTTGTGAAATAACATGTACTGTGATTTTTAAGTGTTGAAAGGACAAGatacaaacatgaaaatatgcACAACCCTCTTCAATAAAACTCTTTTTGGTATGTTGTAGTTGCAGGTAAATCTCCACTAATACCCCTATTTCCCCAAAGAAAAAGAACTGGCCCAGGAAAACCGGTTCCAGATTTGCACCAACAACTCATTGCTGGTCTAgaacaaataaatgcttttgtCTGGGGCTGGGGCAGACAAGATAAACTAAAGCTTTCTTTtaggtaaaaataaacatatcatTTCTTAGATTTGTATGACATCTGTGACATTGTTCACAGATGTAATGTCATGGCTCTATGATGCTTCTCTAGCCTGTGGAAAAGCAAAGCAGTTCCTAAGAGGTATGCAAGTTGAATTAGCTCTGAGCCAGCTTTAGCACAAGTCCAGAATCAATTCTGATTCATCTCTAGATGCTACATGACCTATAATTTAGTTCAAAGCCCCAATTAATGATATACATACCTTCTTGGCATAGTCTGTCATCTTTTTTGGGGAGCTAAAGAAAAGCACACGGGTGGCTTCACTGAACTGGATCTgctcatacgctttctctatgCAACCTGCAATCTCGTCACTGCAATGGAAAAGGTTAAAGATTTGCTTCAAGTTATGTTCAAAGAAATGTTATGTACATGAAGtcttactttgtgtttattcCAGAGGTATCAAAATGAAGcataatgaaataaacaattaaGAATGCCCCATCTATTCTGATAAACACAGATGGAGTCCACTGAAGTCTTTTACTGTTCAGAATTTTCTTCATCAAGACAGCTTATTAGAGGGGTGGGCAACCCATGCTTCTGAAGGGCAGCaaccctgcttgttttcccaactatccctgccctacccactgccgattacctggatcaggtgagTTCAGACAATCAGGAGCTGGGGGAGCAGGTTGTagggcagggatagttggaaaaacAATGTATGTCAGCTGGCTGACCAAGAAAGATTGGGATACTAGATATGCAATTGTTGTAACCTTCCCTTATTCTGCCATTTCACAGTTTATTCTGGATCTCGCATGTATGTTTTGCCAAACGTCATCGAATTCTTCTAAAATTCAAGGTCTGATGCAACTTAGCTCACACAATAAGTTTCTGATTCATTCTGTAACTACCAGCTTCAAAAGGTGCTGAAATATTTCTAAACAAAATATGCAGTAAAAACACCAGGGTTAGTTCTGCAGGGAATTCCCATAACAGAAGTGGTTACCAAAGAAAAGATCATCACTGAAACAAATGCTAAAAATTAAAGCAGGCAGGCTTTCCACATTGATTCTTACCGAATTGTGTCGAGCAGAATATCTATGAAAAAGGTGTAGCTCTCTGCAGGGATGTTCCCTTTGGCAAGGAAAACCTTGTTGTAGCTTCCCTCCATCAAGtactgaaaaggaaagaaaatatttgatagTACCATCACAGGGGATTTACAgagcctgtgtgtatgtggaggaaaatgtgatcatttgtgagtgataattattaatttgtacatttaaataatttaactaCACCTCACATTTAGTTTCTAAATGTTAAGCCAAAATCAAAATTAAGTAGTATTAAATCATTTCCACACACAGACTGTCTATGAGGCAGCTTGAATGATTTGATGCTTGAAGACAGCTGTAGATTAACAAGCTTCAGAAACCAAAGGTAAACATGGAGCACTGAAACATCGAAAAATTCTAAAAGCTGTGTAAGAAaatggagaaggaaaaaaagttacatttttgaaCCATTATAATGCACAACTACATCAAAACACAGCTGTTAGTCGGTTGCCAACCCTATGTGTGCTCTTTCCTAGTTGACTCAACTAGCAAAAACAACCTGCAAATAATTGCAGCTGCTCTGCTCAAGCAGACAAGTCATGAGAACAAGTTTGATGCCCAAATATAAGTGACACAACATCAAACACTGGATTGATACTTTATCTAGGTATAAAACACAGTACCTGCTCTAAAGATACTGGGTGTCTGATGTACACATTAGTCTGAATGTCTCGTGCACTCAGCCTCTCAAGTTCTGTGTGAAACTCAGACACTCGGTTCTGTGAGAGCAAGAAGAGCAGGTTCAGCCCAAGTAACTGGTGCATGTAGGCAGCGTCAGGCAGTTCCTCCCTTGatgacaaatgtaaagaaagagcagcattagaaaaataaaaccgtACTGAGTAACTAAATTCTACAACACATGGAAATACAAACGGTGATCATACTTGTAATCAAAGTAGTAACATTTTAGCTGTGCCATGTATCTTTCAAAGGATGGGATGTCTTTCTTAAGGATACTCCACAAGGCTCCAATTTCGAGGACATCCCCTGAAACGCAAAACACAAATCTATCtcaatttgggtttttttttcctggctaACAATTTCACTACTCTGCCAAACTGTAATCCACAGTTAATGCAAATGTTGTTCTATACTTACGAGCTAAAATAAGCTGCTGCTTGGTGAGTGCAGAGCCACTGGTAGGTAAAAAGTTCAGCTCCAATAATGAAACCTGTAAAAACAAAGCCTGATGTCATGATTTCCTACAAGATCACGTCATTTAGGTTTTCAGTGTAGTGCTGACACTAATGCCTTAACATAATCAAACGTCCCGTCCTTATCCACCTGTCAGCTTTACTTCTAAACAACCCTTCAAAAGTAGAAACTACGAACTTAAACTCTTCACTCTAGTAACGCTTAAAAACAAAGAAGCGTACAATGTCATCTCCGCAAACGTCCATTTAAAAGTTAGGGGTCCGTTCCAGTCTGAAACTAAATGGACATTAAAGAAGCGGAAGGTGCTTCACCGTTAGCATCATCGATTCATAATAACTTTGTTGAGTAGTTAACAGAAATCCTAGATGTATTAAACTATCACCCAAACATTTAGCGACTCTAAACTCTGAGTTACTATCGAGTTTAATTACAGTTCCCCTAGTGTCAACTGTTCACAACATTAGCCTCGCTAGCCTAAAAGAGCAAGATTAGCTTCATAAGCTAACAGCACTATCAGTTCTAAACAATCAGTACCCCCGGtatgaatgagaaaaataaaaacgaaTTAATAGACCGACACCAGCCGAGCAACCCT is a window encoding:
- the psmd8 gene encoding 26S proteasome non-ATPase regulatory subunit 8 — encoded protein: MALKETAGLYETLKAEWNKKNPNLNKCGELLSKLKVSLLELNFLPTSGSALTKQQLILARDVLEIGALWSILKKDIPSFERYMAQLKCYYFDYKEELPDAAYMHQLLGLNLLFLLSQNRVSEFHTELERLSARDIQTNVYIRHPVSLEQYLMEGSYNKVFLAKGNIPAESYTFFIDILLDTIRDEIAGCIEKAYEQIQFSEATRVLFFSSPKKMTDYAKKRGWNLSPDGYYSFTSQQQRTEEVTIPSTELAQQVIEYARQLEMIV